The Verrucomicrobiia bacterium genome window below encodes:
- a CDS encoding glycosyltransferase family 39 protein — protein MPYRPFFERVQDWIFKIDIAPELGPFRVGMFCLLALLVILLYTGTQFYGLHDAEAMDAGQLARNLWRGRGYVTQTLRPFEFQYLNSVGRAPLDPKTNTQPELWTPPMYPLVLSAVFHVLTPNFDISGNVRTLAADRVVMMVGWVLYLVGMVLLYLLAREMFDHRVATMSVFMYLFCNPLLEAAISGVSWGLMSVLFLLTAYAVFKAEKWQAGGRSARWVYGALAVSALAVGLGTLTRYAFASVLVPLLIYVGVSFPKQWRAKCGLCLLVFVLVLAPWVARNWAVSQTLFGLSRFEMLEGVGLGTASEIKAGQVQRTYTGELPKFKFRQQLRRTLINARQMYEVVLKDVGSNYLIVFFFVGLMHRFRQEEVFRLRRFVFWTLLMAIVWLSVVGPPKRNFLTVFMPLLIVYGVAFFYVMFERLQFRTRLTRTGVIGFFAVFNSLPFLFMLLPPSTTVPYPPYDGGVVTALGRAFGEEEVLVSDIPWAVAWYADRSAIWEPFEEKDFLLINDNVKLVSGIYLTQETLLQQKVLDMVSGYQRYWIQMFDLQRFPPRDFPLQFTRPLTPDGQQVLISNRRR, from the coding sequence GTGCCGTACCGGCCGTTCTTTGAGCGGGTGCAGGATTGGATTTTCAAGATCGATATCGCGCCGGAGTTGGGGCCGTTTCGGGTGGGGATGTTCTGTTTGTTGGCGCTATTGGTGATCCTGCTTTACACGGGGACGCAGTTTTACGGGCTGCATGACGCGGAAGCGATGGACGCGGGGCAGTTGGCGCGCAATTTGTGGCGTGGGCGCGGATATGTGACACAAACTTTGCGGCCGTTTGAATTCCAGTACCTCAACTCGGTTGGCCGTGCGCCGCTGGATCCCAAGACGAACACGCAACCCGAATTGTGGACGCCGCCGATGTATCCGCTGGTGTTGTCGGCGGTGTTCCATGTGCTGACGCCGAATTTCGATATTTCCGGGAACGTGCGGACGCTGGCGGCGGACCGCGTGGTGATGATGGTGGGCTGGGTGCTGTACCTGGTGGGGATGGTGTTGCTGTACCTGCTGGCGCGCGAGATGTTCGATCATCGCGTGGCGACGATGAGCGTGTTTATGTACCTGTTCTGCAACCCCCTGCTGGAGGCGGCCATCTCGGGGGTATCGTGGGGGTTGATGTCGGTACTTTTTCTGCTGACGGCGTATGCGGTGTTCAAGGCGGAGAAGTGGCAGGCGGGAGGTCGGTCGGCGCGGTGGGTTTACGGGGCGCTGGCGGTGAGTGCGCTCGCGGTGGGGTTGGGGACGCTGACGCGGTATGCGTTCGCCTCGGTGCTGGTACCGCTGCTTATCTATGTGGGCGTTTCCTTTCCGAAGCAGTGGCGGGCGAAATGCGGACTGTGTCTGCTGGTGTTTGTGTTGGTGCTGGCGCCCTGGGTGGCACGGAACTGGGCGGTCTCGCAGACGCTGTTTGGATTGAGCCGATTCGAGATGCTGGAGGGAGTGGGGTTGGGAACGGCGAGCGAGATCAAGGCGGGGCAGGTGCAGCGGACGTACACGGGAGAACTGCCGAAGTTCAAGTTTCGCCAGCAGTTGCGGCGTACGTTGATCAACGCGCGGCAGATGTATGAAGTGGTGCTCAAGGACGTCGGGTCGAATTACCTGATTGTTTTCTTTTTCGTGGGCCTGATGCACCGGTTTCGGCAGGAAGAAGTGTTCCGGCTGCGCCGGTTCGTTTTTTGGACGCTGCTGATGGCGATCGTCTGGTTGAGCGTGGTGGGGCCGCCGAAGCGGAACTTTTTGACGGTGTTTATGCCGTTGCTCATCGTGTACGGCGTGGCGTTTTTTTACGTGATGTTCGAGCGGCTGCAATTTCGGACGCGGCTGACGCGAACGGGCGTGATCGGTTTTTTTGCGGTCTTCAATTCGTTGCCATTCCTCTTTATGTTGTTGCCGCCATCGACGACGGTCCCGTATCCGCCCTACGATGGCGGCGTGGTGACGGCGCTGGGAAGGGCCTTCGGGGAGGAAGAAGTGTTGGTGAGCGACATTCCGTGGGCGGTGGCGTGGTACGCGGACCGGTCGGCGATCTGGGAACCGTTTGAGGAGAAAGATTTCCTGCTGATCAATGACAATGTAAAACTGGTGTCGGGAATCTACCTGACCCAGGAGACGTTGCTGCAGCAAAAAGTATTGGACATGGTGTCCGGCTATCAGCGCTATTGGATCCAGATGTTTGACCTGCAACGGTTCCCGCCAAGGGACTTTCCCCTGCAGTTTACCCGGCCGCTCACGCCGGACGGACAACAGGTCTTAATCAGCAATCGGCGCCGCTGA
- a CDS encoding class I SAM-dependent methyltransferase translates to MNPNKALWEKGDFTEIAALMRQSGEAVVKSLGITPSLRVLDLGCGDGTTAVPLARLGAEVVGIDIATNLVDAGNKRAAELGLTRLTFQEGDACNLQGVGDHSFDLTLTVFGAMFAPKPFDVAREMVRVTRPRGRIVMGNWIPNDPTSFVSQLLKVSSAFTPPPPEGFISPMTWGVESHIVERFGQAGVPKEKISMAKDTFRFISPDKSPAQVVESFRRFYGPTMNAYEAAQKNGKAEELHQQLLELAQSENQSANGGTSIPATFLRVTVEL, encoded by the coding sequence ATGAACCCAAATAAAGCGTTGTGGGAGAAAGGCGACTTTACCGAGATTGCCGCCTTGATGCGTCAATCGGGTGAAGCAGTCGTAAAGTCTCTCGGAATAACGCCGTCGCTGCGGGTCCTGGACCTCGGCTGCGGCGATGGCACGACAGCGGTTCCCTTGGCACGCCTGGGTGCTGAAGTTGTCGGCATCGACATTGCCACGAATCTCGTTGACGCCGGGAACAAGCGCGCGGCGGAGTTGGGTCTCACCCGGCTGACATTTCAAGAGGGAGACGCGTGCAACCTGCAAGGGGTCGGCGACCATTCGTTTGATCTGACGCTTACGGTGTTCGGCGCCATGTTTGCGCCCAAGCCCTTCGACGTCGCCAGGGAGATGGTGCGGGTCACACGGCCGCGGGGTCGCATTGTGATGGGCAACTGGATACCCAACGACCCGACTTCCTTCGTCTCGCAGTTGCTCAAGGTTAGCTCGGCGTTCACGCCGCCACCGCCCGAAGGTTTCATCAGTCCGATGACCTGGGGCGTGGAATCGCACATCGTCGAGCGTTTTGGCCAGGCCGGAGTGCCCAAAGAGAAAATCTCGATGGCCAAGGACACGTTCCGCTTCATTTCCCCCGACAAGAGCCCGGCACAGGTAGTCGAATCTTTTCGACGATTCTATGGCCCGACAATGAACGCCTACGAAGCGGCCCAAAAGAACGGAAAGGCGGAGGAACTCCACCAGCAGCTTTTGGAACTGGCGCAATCAGAGAACCAGAGCGCGAACGGCGGCACTTCGATACCGGCTACCTTTTTGCGAGTGACTGTAGAGTTGTGA
- a CDS encoding exosortase/archaeosortase family protein, translated as MSLSDLKRLLGLPGATDGVGSIAFPTDPEERRRWILIGVMGAIVFYAYFISKTCTSGVTPLSLFGWLWVYWGRGADYAHGYVVPVVAAGLFGWKWRRRLHSVPLSTANSGLAVILAGVTIYWIGVKAANPRLVAGSLVVLIFGLILYLAGWDWARELWFPCAFLLFMIPLNFLEQYVSFPLRVFVAQVSTALLNALGQNVYREGTGIYSTVNRFLPLEVADPCSGIRSLMALMALTSLYGYIAMDQTWKKWVLFLSSIPLAVVGNLARITTVALVAQGFGQDWAMKIYHDYSGYIVFSLAILCMIGLGAMLNIDYRELIHRWTEEDVRPPRSVRKR; from the coding sequence ATGAGTTTGTCCGACTTGAAACGATTGTTGGGCCTGCCCGGCGCGACCGATGGCGTTGGATCCATTGCGTTTCCCACCGACCCCGAGGAGCGGCGGCGCTGGATCCTGATCGGCGTGATGGGGGCCATTGTTTTTTACGCGTACTTCATCAGCAAGACTTGTACGTCCGGCGTGACGCCGCTCTCGCTCTTTGGGTGGTTGTGGGTGTATTGGGGACGCGGCGCGGACTACGCGCATGGTTACGTGGTGCCGGTGGTCGCGGCCGGTCTGTTTGGGTGGAAGTGGCGGAGAAGGCTGCACAGTGTGCCGTTGAGCACGGCGAACAGCGGCTTGGCGGTGATCCTGGCAGGGGTGACGATCTACTGGATTGGCGTCAAAGCAGCCAATCCGCGTCTCGTGGCCGGCTCATTGGTGGTCTTGATCTTCGGGCTGATTTTGTATCTTGCGGGTTGGGACTGGGCCAGGGAACTTTGGTTTCCGTGCGCGTTCCTGTTGTTCATGATCCCGTTGAATTTTTTGGAGCAATACGTCTCCTTTCCGCTGCGGGTCTTCGTGGCGCAGGTCTCCACCGCGTTGTTGAACGCGCTGGGCCAGAATGTTTATCGTGAAGGAACAGGCATATATTCCACGGTCAATCGGTTCCTGCCGTTGGAGGTGGCGGATCCGTGCAGCGGGATTCGCTCGCTCATGGCGTTGATGGCGCTGACATCGCTGTACGGGTACATTGCGATGGATCAGACTTGGAAGAAATGGGTGCTATTCCTCTCCAGCATCCCGCTGGCCGTGGTGGGCAATCTGGCGCGAATCACCACGGTGGCCCTCGTCGCCCAGGGTTTCGGCCAGGATTGGGCGATGAAAATCTACCACGATTACTCCGGTTATATCGTGTTCAGCCTGGCAATACTGTGCATGATCGGGTTGGGGGCGATGCTCAATATCGATTACCGCGAGCTGATTCACCGCTGGACTGAGGAAGATGTCCGTCCACCACGTTCTGTCCGCAAGCGGTAA
- a CDS encoding VIT1/CCC1 transporter family protein: MSERDKLVNGLKLAWRDEMGSARNYRALAEQEGNPDRREILLRLAEAEEKHAANWAARLRELGTEPGEYRESVVEHARRWALLQSGTDRAVVKLEAAENGADAMYDELAKIAPSEEVRAQLVEAQREERAHSRVLSEFTDGQVPPAQRRLSKILGSEKWHVTGAGWIGQAIYGVNDGLGAAFGVVSGVAGATNVNGKFVLLSGLATAIASALSMGSGAYLATKSEREVYEAEMKRERMEIETDPEQEREEMELFYQLKGFSPEEAKLMATRLAEQPEQLLKTLAHEELGLSEKGFPNPWSAATSAMLSTAAGAVVPVIPFLFLSGTQALVWSFAISTVAHFAVGASKVIVTGRSWLKSGAEMTVVGVGEALLTYGIGLLIAPVLR, encoded by the coding sequence ATGAGTGAGCGCGACAAACTCGTAAATGGGTTGAAGCTGGCCTGGCGCGATGAGATGGGGAGCGCGCGCAATTATCGGGCGCTGGCGGAACAGGAAGGCAATCCCGATCGACGCGAGATTCTGCTGCGGCTGGCGGAGGCCGAGGAAAAACACGCGGCGAATTGGGCGGCGCGGTTGCGCGAACTCGGCACGGAACCGGGCGAGTACCGCGAGTCGGTCGTCGAACACGCGCGGCGTTGGGCGTTGCTGCAGAGCGGGACGGACCGGGCAGTGGTGAAACTGGAGGCGGCGGAGAATGGCGCGGACGCGATGTACGATGAACTGGCGAAGATCGCGCCGAGCGAGGAAGTGCGCGCGCAATTGGTGGAGGCGCAGCGGGAGGAGCGGGCGCACAGTCGTGTGTTGAGTGAGTTCACGGACGGACAAGTTCCGCCGGCGCAGCGGCGGCTCTCGAAAATTCTGGGGTCGGAAAAGTGGCATGTGACCGGGGCGGGTTGGATCGGGCAAGCGATTTACGGGGTGAATGACGGGCTCGGCGCGGCGTTCGGCGTCGTGAGCGGCGTGGCGGGCGCGACGAATGTGAACGGCAAGTTCGTATTGTTGAGCGGACTGGCGACAGCCATCGCGTCGGCGTTGTCCATGGGCAGCGGCGCGTATCTCGCGACGAAGTCGGAACGCGAGGTGTACGAGGCGGAGATGAAGCGCGAGCGGATGGAGATTGAGACGGACCCCGAGCAAGAGCGCGAGGAGATGGAGTTGTTTTACCAGTTGAAGGGATTCTCTCCTGAGGAAGCGAAGCTGATGGCGACGCGGCTGGCGGAGCAGCCGGAGCAGTTGTTAAAGACGCTTGCGCATGAGGAACTGGGTTTGTCGGAGAAAGGGTTTCCCAATCCGTGGAGCGCGGCGACGAGCGCGATGTTGAGCACCGCGGCGGGGGCGGTCGTGCCGGTGATTCCGTTTTTATTTTTGTCGGGGACGCAAGCGCTGGTCTGGTCGTTCGCCATCAGCACCGTGGCGCACTTTGCGGTCGGCGCGTCGAAGGTGATCGTCACCGGCCGTTCGTGGCTGAAGAGCGGCGCCGAGATGACCGTGGTCGGCGTCGGCGAAGCGCTGTTGACGTACGGGATCGGGTTGTTGATCGCGCCGGTGTTGAGGTAA
- a CDS encoding aquaporin — MTKLSKCIAEAIGTFALIFIGIGAINANPGLLGVALAHGLTIAVMVSATGHISGGHLNPAVTLGALVGGKIDLKGAVSYWASQLVGATVAAFVCLSLFGRAVVVSGTPSLGPTTSAMAGIVIEAITTFFLVFVVYGTAIDPRAPKIGGLAIGLTIVLDILFAGPLTGGAMNPARVFGPALAASFWDAHYVYWIGPMLGGALAGITYKTFLLPKG, encoded by the coding sequence ATGACCAAGCTATCAAAGTGCATCGCCGAAGCCATCGGCACATTCGCCCTCATCTTCATCGGCATCGGCGCCATCAACGCCAACCCCGGCTTGCTCGGTGTCGCCCTCGCGCATGGCCTGACCATCGCGGTCATGGTGTCCGCCACGGGACACATCTCGGGTGGCCATCTCAACCCCGCCGTCACCCTCGGCGCGCTCGTGGGCGGCAAAATCGACCTCAAAGGTGCCGTCAGCTATTGGGCTTCCCAACTCGTTGGCGCCACCGTAGCGGCCTTCGTGTGTCTCTCACTATTTGGTCGCGCGGTCGTCGTCTCCGGCACACCCTCACTCGGCCCCACGACCAGCGCGATGGCGGGCATTGTCATCGAAGCCATTACCACCTTCTTCCTCGTCTTCGTCGTGTACGGCACGGCCATCGACCCGCGCGCCCCGAAGATCGGCGGCCTCGCCATCGGCCTGACCATCGTGCTCGATATTCTTTTCGCCGGCCCGCTCACCGGCGGCGCGATGAATCCCGCCCGCGTCTTCGGCCCTGCACTCGCCGCAAGCTTCTGGGATGCGCACTACGTGTACTGGATCGGCCCCATGCTCGGCGGCGCACTGGCCGGGATCACCTACAAGACGTTCTTGTTGCCCAAGGGCTGA
- a CDS encoding DUF2917 domain-containing protein, translating to MKAIETLANMMAGTYRPQPEGRQSEGAEFELHTGDLWKTRNNGRELRIGCVEGILWVTQTGDPNDVVLTPGEEFVAKRRALVIVQSLTESRVSIQRGRPPDQPLGNKNVL from the coding sequence ATGAAGGCAATCGAGACGTTGGCCAACATGATGGCGGGAACCTACCGGCCACAACCGGAAGGGCGGCAAAGCGAGGGGGCGGAATTCGAACTGCACACGGGCGATCTGTGGAAGACACGGAACAATGGTCGGGAACTGCGGATTGGATGTGTGGAGGGAATCCTCTGGGTCACACAAACGGGCGATCCGAACGATGTCGTGCTGACGCCCGGTGAGGAGTTCGTCGCCAAGCGGCGGGCGCTGGTGATTGTGCAATCGTTGACCGAGTCGCGCGTCAGTATCCAGCGCGGGCGTCCGCCGGATCAGCCCTTGGGCAACAAGAACGTCTTGTAG
- the pelA gene encoding pectate lyase has product MNFRQQTSLIHRALAIMAFGFAPLASTAIIGTNPPALPLTAERVAALPVAQRKVWWEYLARSNQHLQFDQKILQVELQVHNLKEPVIPPSGRSVRSMPLDKPSDWYGGTDAVRIADIVLSFQTPAGGWSKNLDLSAHPRAPGEAFAPDNRSRALGAADFDTPPDTNWNYVGTFDNDATMTELRYLAKVIIAVGPDRSAAYRKSFLRGIVYIAAAQYPNGGWPQVWPLEGGYHDMITYNDDAMVNLLGLLRDVARGTNDFAFVPFSARAMAGASVTRGVDCLLATQIVVDGRHTVWCQQHDPLTLQPASGRNYEMPSQVSSESAEIMLFLMSLPNPSPQVVATVHAAAAWFEKTKISDMAFQRSGDGGRRLAPNPGSGPLWARYYEIGTDRPIFGDRDKTIHDNLEEISQERRRGYAWYRDSPKHALEEYALWSKAHPLAD; this is encoded by the coding sequence TTGAACTTCCGACAACAAACGTCACTGATCCACCGCGCCCTGGCGATCATGGCTTTCGGTTTCGCTCCGCTGGCGTCCACCGCGATTATCGGCACCAATCCACCCGCGCTGCCGCTCACCGCCGAGCGCGTTGCCGCACTGCCTGTCGCCCAACGAAAAGTTTGGTGGGAATACCTCGCACGATCCAATCAACACTTGCAGTTCGACCAGAAAATCCTCCAAGTGGAACTGCAGGTGCACAATCTCAAGGAACCGGTAATCCCGCCGTCGGGCCGTTCCGTGAGGTCCATGCCGCTCGATAAACCATCCGACTGGTATGGCGGGACCGACGCGGTGCGCATCGCCGATATCGTCCTCTCATTCCAGACGCCAGCGGGAGGATGGAGCAAGAACCTCGACCTGTCCGCGCACCCGCGCGCGCCCGGCGAGGCCTTCGCGCCCGACAACCGTTCGCGTGCTCTCGGCGCGGCCGACTTCGATACACCGCCTGACACGAACTGGAACTATGTCGGCACGTTCGACAACGACGCCACCATGACCGAGCTGCGCTATCTCGCGAAGGTCATCATCGCTGTCGGGCCCGACCGCAGCGCCGCATATCGCAAGTCGTTCCTGCGCGGGATCGTCTACATCGCGGCCGCACAATATCCCAACGGCGGCTGGCCCCAGGTCTGGCCGCTCGAAGGCGGCTATCACGACATGATCACCTACAACGACGATGCGATGGTCAACCTTCTCGGATTGTTGCGCGACGTTGCTCGGGGAACCAACGATTTTGCTTTCGTGCCCTTCTCGGCGCGCGCGATGGCCGGCGCGAGCGTTACCCGCGGTGTCGACTGCCTCCTGGCGACGCAAATCGTCGTGGACGGCCGCCACACCGTCTGGTGCCAGCAACATGACCCGCTCACGTTGCAACCCGCGTCCGGTCGCAATTACGAAATGCCGTCACAGGTTTCCAGTGAGAGCGCGGAGATCATGCTGTTCCTGATGAGCCTCCCCAACCCCAGTCCGCAGGTCGTCGCCACCGTGCACGCAGCCGCTGCGTGGTTCGAGAAAACGAAGATCTCCGACATGGCCTTTCAGAGGTCAGGCGATGGTGGACGCCGTCTCGCGCCCAATCCCGGCAGCGGACCGCTCTGGGCCCGTTATTACGAAATCGGAACCGACCGTCCAATCTTCGGTGACCGCGACAAGACGATTCACGACAACCTGGAAGAAATTTCGCAAGAACGACGGCGGGGTTACGCGTGGTATAGGGACTCACCCAAACACGCACTCGAAGAGTACGCCCTCTGGAGTAAGGCGCACCCCCTGGCAGACTAG
- a CDS encoding peroxiredoxin, which produces MKAMILFLGAGLLVQSTVFGGEMPKVGDKAPDFSVAASDGTTAHLKDYVGKGNIVLYFYPKDDTKGCTAEACGIRDTMDEFKGLNATVLGVSFDSVESHKAFIAKYNLPFVLLADTDKKVAKSYGVADDNSKVASRVTFVIDKAGKIAFVDPKVNPATHAAELRTELAKLK; this is translated from the coding sequence ATGAAGGCAATGATTCTGTTTTTGGGCGCAGGGCTGTTGGTGCAGTCAACGGTGTTTGGCGGGGAGATGCCGAAGGTGGGGGACAAGGCGCCGGATTTTTCGGTGGCGGCGAGCGATGGGACGACGGCGCACTTGAAGGATTACGTCGGTAAGGGGAACATCGTGCTTTACTTTTACCCGAAGGATGACACGAAGGGGTGCACGGCGGAGGCCTGCGGCATTCGCGACACGATGGATGAGTTCAAGGGACTGAACGCGACGGTCCTGGGCGTGAGCTTCGATTCGGTGGAGTCGCACAAGGCATTTATCGCGAAGTACAACCTGCCGTTTGTGTTGTTGGCGGACACGGACAAGAAAGTCGCCAAGTCGTACGGTGTAGCGGATGACAACAGCAAGGTAGCCAGCCGTGTCACATTTGTCATCGACAAGGCCGGCAAGATCGCGTTTGTGGACCCGAAAGTGAATCCTGCCACGCACGCCGCGGAACTCCGCACTGAACTGGCGAAATTGAAATAG
- a CDS encoding PLP-dependent aminotransferase family protein encodes MKTPYTVAMIKPAIVSAPRLYEQTADKVGVLIERGTLRPGERVPSVRRLSRQHGISVSTVLQAYMLLENRGLIEARPQSGYYVRPRLQALPPEPAMTEPPSGASRVSVDDLVARVMKAMRDPDIVPLGAGGPDPALFPNEKLHRVLAMVARRAGASANTYDVPPGSIELRRQIARRSLDWGCSLSSEEFVTTNGCMEALNVCLRAVAKPGDTIAVESPAFFGMLQAVESLGMKTLEISSYPRDGMCLDALDHATRRHKIAAVVVNLNFQNPLGSCMPDEKKKALVELLARKEIPLIEDDLFGDLYFGQQRPKTARAFDKKGLVLLCGSVSKTLAPGFRVGWTAPGRFQTQVERLKHATSCASPVLTQLAIAEFLKNGGYEHYVRRIRRAYAQQVQTIGEAIGRYFPAGTKVTRPQGGFLLWVEFPKWVNALELHRQALAQNISICPGPMFSPKQSYKNFIRINCGHPWSERIEKALVTIGRLAEKQR; translated from the coding sequence ATGAAAACGCCCTACACTGTCGCCATGATCAAGCCAGCCATCGTGAGCGCACCGCGTCTGTATGAACAAACAGCCGATAAAGTCGGCGTGTTGATCGAGCGCGGCACCTTACGGCCCGGCGAGCGCGTCCCGTCGGTGCGCCGCCTGAGCCGCCAGCACGGCATCAGTGTCTCCACCGTCCTGCAAGCCTACATGCTGCTGGAAAACCGCGGCCTGATCGAGGCGCGGCCGCAATCGGGCTATTACGTCCGCCCCCGCTTGCAGGCGCTGCCGCCCGAGCCGGCCATGACCGAACCGCCGTCCGGCGCGTCGCGGGTGTCGGTGGACGATCTTGTCGCTCGCGTCATGAAGGCGATGCGTGATCCCGACATCGTGCCGCTCGGCGCCGGGGGGCCCGACCCCGCGCTGTTTCCCAACGAGAAATTGCACCGCGTGCTGGCCATGGTTGCGCGGCGCGCCGGAGCGTCCGCCAATACTTACGATGTACCGCCTGGCTCCATCGAGTTACGGCGCCAGATTGCACGCCGCTCGCTGGATTGGGGTTGCTCGCTTTCGAGTGAGGAATTCGTGACCACCAACGGTTGCATGGAAGCGCTGAACGTCTGCCTGCGCGCCGTCGCCAAACCCGGCGACACCATCGCTGTGGAGTCGCCCGCGTTCTTTGGCATGCTACAGGCCGTCGAGTCGCTTGGTATGAAGACGCTTGAGATTTCATCGTACCCGCGCGATGGCATGTGTCTTGACGCGCTCGACCACGCCACGCGCCGCCACAAGATCGCCGCGGTCGTGGTCAATTTGAATTTCCAGAACCCGCTCGGGAGCTGCATGCCCGACGAAAAGAAAAAGGCTCTGGTCGAATTGCTCGCGCGCAAGGAGATTCCACTCATCGAGGACGATCTCTTCGGCGACCTGTACTTTGGCCAACAACGCCCCAAGACCGCGCGGGCGTTTGACAAGAAAGGGCTCGTGCTGTTGTGCGGTTCGGTTTCGAAAACGCTGGCCCCGGGATTCCGTGTCGGCTGGACCGCGCCCGGACGGTTCCAAACACAGGTCGAACGCCTCAAGCACGCCACCTCTTGCGCCTCTCCGGTGTTGACACAACTGGCCATTGCCGAGTTCCTGAAAAACGGGGGCTACGAACATTACGTGCGCCGCATCCGCCGCGCCTATGCGCAACAAGTGCAGACTATCGGCGAGGCCATCGGCCGGTATTTTCCCGCCGGCACCAAGGTCACACGTCCCCAAGGCGGCTTCCTGCTCTGGGTCGAGTTCCCCAAGTGGGTCAACGCCCTCGAACTGCACCGCCAGGCCCTCGCCCAAAACATCAGCATCTGCCCCGGCCCGATGTTTTCGCCGAAGCAGAGCTACAAGAATTTCATCCGCATTAACTGCGGCCACCCGTGGTCCGAGCGCATCGAGAAAGCGTTGGTAACGATTGGCCGCTTGGCGGAGAAGCAACGATAG
- a CDS encoding ATP cone domain-containing protein — protein sequence MTVQNRIIKVQKRNRALVSFDEERICKAVLRAADSIGGFQQDHLPGVNDKIFETYDTDEKIAGFVADIVVLCLNSNPHHLIANFPPTIEAIQDGVLHALRSYGFQNTADAYECYRWGRHWFREGAINEAQFVGNGFPRKRMEKTLEWNRAHGCDTVAGLNEVVRGGKFKTLVEESLAAYEASLDEAARKVIARLNASDDIRMMWVSGPSSSGKTTTTVKLTERLQKHGLKFLMLNLDDYFWALIEHPSDWINDRNFETPEALDIQLLNRHLRDLLDGKTIEKPVYSFKEGRRISSKPVKLEKGQILLLDCLHGFYPPITEGIDPTSQFRVYIETMNVMYEGDGSTNRLTKFTDVRLIRRMLRDVQHRNHSPLSTMLHWHYVRAGELFSIVPLMGLADHVVNGGLPFDLAALKPFFVGANGHLPLSETFEPYGGFLDARIRYDRVKRLLESVEGLSREQVDSYDVIPSDSVIREFIGKSTVKIPHNE from the coding sequence ATGACGGTCCAAAATCGCATCATTAAAGTGCAGAAACGCAATCGTGCGCTCGTGTCGTTCGACGAGGAGCGGATTTGCAAGGCGGTCTTGCGGGCGGCGGATTCGATTGGCGGTTTTCAGCAGGACCATCTGCCGGGCGTCAACGACAAGATTTTCGAGACCTACGACACGGACGAGAAGATCGCGGGGTTTGTTGCGGACATCGTCGTGCTCTGCCTCAACTCCAATCCCCATCACCTTATCGCCAATTTTCCCCCGACGATTGAAGCGATCCAGGACGGCGTGTTGCACGCGCTACGCAGTTATGGATTCCAGAACACGGCGGACGCGTACGAATGCTATCGGTGGGGCCGGCATTGGTTTCGCGAAGGCGCGATCAACGAAGCGCAATTCGTCGGTAACGGTTTCCCGAGAAAGCGGATGGAGAAGACCCTCGAGTGGAACCGCGCGCACGGTTGCGACACGGTGGCAGGGTTGAATGAAGTCGTGCGTGGCGGCAAGTTCAAGACGTTGGTCGAAGAGTCACTGGCCGCTTATGAGGCGTCGCTGGATGAGGCGGCGCGCAAGGTGATCGCGCGGCTGAACGCGAGCGACGACATCCGCATGATGTGGGTCAGCGGGCCGAGTTCGTCGGGCAAGACCACGACGACGGTGAAACTGACCGAGCGATTGCAGAAGCACGGGTTGAAGTTCCTGATGCTGAACCTCGACGACTATTTCTGGGCGCTGATCGAGCATCCGTCCGACTGGATCAACGACCGCAATTTTGAAACACCCGAAGCGCTGGACATCCAGTTGCTGAACCGGCATCTGCGGGACTTGCTCGACGGCAAGACGATTGAGAAACCGGTGTACAGTTTCAAGGAAGGGCGGCGGATTTCGTCCAAGCCGGTCAAGTTGGAGAAGGGACAGATCCTGTTGTTGGATTGCCTGCACGGTTTCTACCCGCCGATCACGGAGGGGATCGATCCCACGTCGCAGTTCCGGGTGTACATCGAGACGATGAACGTCATGTACGAAGGCGACGGCAGCACCAATCGCCTGACCAAGTTTACCGACGTGCGGCTGATTCGGCGCATGTTGCGGGACGTGCAACATCGGAACCACAGCCCGCTTTCCACGATGTTGCACTGGCACTATGTGCGCGCGGGGGAATTGTTCAGCATCGTCCCGCTGATGGGATTGGCGGACCACGTCGTCAACGGCGGCCTGCCATTTGATTTGGCCGCGCTCAAGCCGTTTTTTGTTGGGGCCAACGGACATCTGCCGCTGTCGGAAACCTTCGAGCCATACGGTGGATTTCTCGATGCACGCATCCGTTACGACCGTGTCAAGCGCCTGCTTGAATCGGTCGAGGGACTCAGCCGCGAGCAAGTGGATTCCTACGACGTCATTCCGAGCGACTCCGTGATCCGCGAATTTATCGGCAAGAGCACCGTCAAAATCCCGCATAACGAGTGA